From the genome of Ananas comosus cultivar F153 linkage group 18, ASM154086v1, whole genome shotgun sequence, one region includes:
- the LOC109724010 gene encoding NHL repeat-containing protein 2 isoform X4: MALRLTTPSVSPISFPNYPRKTPNFPPLSRVVFLLLRPRTYPAKTLAPPLPARRSGGAVPRVSPPQQEQRVEEEIAREEANGGEWGKVSAVLFDMDGVLCNSEEPSRMAAVDVFAEMGVSVTVEDFVPFMGTGEANFLGGVASAKGVIGFDPEAAKKRFFEIYLDKYAKPNSGIGFPGALELIMECKRAGLKVAVASSADRIKVDANLAAAGLPASLFDAIVSADAFENLKPAPDIFLAASKILNVDPSEVCLVIEDALAGVQAAKAARMRCVAVTTTLTYEELQQASPSLIRKDIGNVLLNDILYGGPSGRNGRMQNPQNISSLGKSSSEQLNGALSTDFAQEINAESEKGHFLGGLQGSRRDILRYGSLGIAVSSLIFTISNWKAMQYASPKGLLNFFKGNNRSILGQNEGDSRSSRIQQVKNYLADLEARGSASNVPEFPPNLDWLNTAPLRFRTDLKGKVVLLDFWTYCCINCMHVLPDLEYLEKKYSNKPFTVIGVHSAKFDNEKDLEAIRNAVLRYNITHPVVNDGDMYLWRELGVNSWPTFVIIGPNGKILAQLAGEGHRKDLDDFVDASLQFYGEKNPLENNPIPLALEKDNDGRLITSPLKFPGKLAIDAQNNRLFISDSNHNRIVVADLEGTFITQIGSTGEEGLNDGTFDSASFNRPQGLAYNPKKNLLYVADTENHALREIDFVNETVRTLAGNGTKGSDYKGGGRGTAQVLNSPWDVCYEPSNAIIYIAMAGQHQIWEHNTLDGVTRAFSGDGYERNLNGSSSTTTSFAQPSGISLSSDMQEVYIADSESSSIRAVNLKTGGSRLLAGGDPVFPENLFRFGDHDGAGSEVLLQHPLGIVCGKDNQIYIADSYNHKIKKLDPITKRVTTLAGTGRAGFKDGPAFSAQVLLKLLSSSSYISS; this comes from the exons ATGGCGCTGCGGCTCACCACTCCGAGCGTTTCACCCATTTCTTTCCCAAACTACCCTCGGAAAACCCCCAATTTCCCTCCTCTGTCCCGCgtcgtcttcctcctcctccgcccccgcaCTTACCCGGCCAAAACCCTAGCTCCGCCGCTCCCCGCACGGCGGAGCGGCGGCGCCGTCCCCCGCGTTTCGCCGCCGCAGCAGGAGCAGCGAGTGGAGGAGGAGATCGCTCGGGAGGAGGCGAATGGGGGCGAGTGGGGTAAGGTCTCCGCCGTCCTCTTTGACATGGATGGCGTCCTCTGCAACAGCGAGGAGCCCTCGCGCATGGCGGCGGTCGACGTCTTCGCCGAGATGGGCGTCTCCGTCACCGTCGAGGACTTTGTCCCTTTCATGGGTACCG GTGAGGCCAATTTTCTTGGTGGTGTGGCTTCGGCCAAGGGAGTGATAGGATTTGATCCGGAAGCAGCAAAGAAACGATTTTTTGAAATCTACCTTGATAAG TATGCGAAGCCTAATAGTGGAATCGGATTTCCAGGGGCGCTTGAACTCATCATGGAG TGCAAAAGAGCTGGGCTTAAGGTTGCTGTTGCGTCGAGTGCTGACAGGATCAAGGTGGATGCAAATTTAGCTGCCGCTGGTTTGCCTGCATCCTT ATTTGATGCGATTGTTTCTGCTGATGCATTTGAAAATCTCAAGCCTGCTCCAGATATATTTTTGGCAGCATCAAAGATCTTGAACGTAGACCCTAGTGAGGTA TGTCTTGTAATAGAAGATGCTCTTGCTGGAGTTCAAGCTGCAAAAGCTGCTCGAATGAG ATGTGTTGCTGTAACAACAACTCTAACGTACGAGGAATTACAGCAAGCCAGTCCATCACTAATCAGAAAAGATATTGGAAATGTTTTGCTTAATGACATTTTGTACGGTGGTCCTTCTGGTCGCA ATGGGAGGATGCAAAACCCTCAGAATATTAGTTCTTTAGGAAAATCTTCTTCAGAGCAGCTGAATGGGGCCTTAAGCACTGATTTTGCTCAGGAAATCAATGCTGAAAGTGAGAAAGGCCATTTTCTTGGAGG GTTGCAGGGTTCTCGTCGTGACATTTTAAGATATGGAAGCTTGGGAATTGCTGTTTCTTCTCTCATCTTCACTATTAGCAATTGGAAG GCAATGCAATATGCATCTCCTAAAGGTCTTCTGAATTTTTTTAAGGGCAATAATCGCTCTATTTTGGGTCAGAATGAAG GAGACTCGCGATCGTCAAGGATACAACAAGTTAAGAACTACCTGGCAGATTTAGAAGCTAG gggCTCTGCTTCAAATGTTCCCGAGTTCCCACCGAATCTTGACTGGTTGAATACAGCTCCACTTCGGTTTCGCACG GATTTAAAAGGCAAGGTAGTTCTGTTGGATTTTTGGACCTATTGCTGTATCAACTGTATGCATGTGCTACCAGATCTTGAATATTTAGAGAAGAAGTATAGTAATAAGCCT TTCACTGTTATTGGTGTACATTCTGCCAAATTTGATAACGAAAAAGACCTTGAAGCCATACGAAATGCAGTTTTACGCTACAACATCACTCACCCT GTTGTTAATGATGGTGATATGTACTTGTGGAGAGAATTGGGAGTAAATTCGTGGCCCACATTTGTTATTATTGGGCCAAATGGAAAGATTCTAGCACAACTAGCAGGTGAAGGCCATAGAAAG GATCTTGATGATTTTGTGGATGCATCTCTTCAGTTCTATGGAGAAAAGAACCCATTGGAAAACAATCCCATTCCCTTGGCTTTAGAGAAGGATAATGATGGCCGTCTAATAACATCTCCATTAAAATTCCCTGGGAAGCTTGCAATTGATGCGCAAAATAATAGGCTTTTCATATCAGACAGTAACCATAATCGAATT GTGGTTGCAGATTTGGAAGGAACTTTTATTACTCAAATAGGAAGTACTGGAGAAGAAGGATTAAATGATGGTACCTTTGATAGTGCCTCCTTTAATCGTCCTCAG GGTCTTGCGTATAACCCCAAAAAGAATCTTTTGTATGTTGCGGACACTGAAAATCATGCTTTGCG GGAGATTGATTTTGTCAATGAGACTGTACGAACACTGGCTGGAAATGGAACAAAAGGTTCTGACTACaaaggaggaggacgaggaacTGCTCAG GTCTTAAATTCACCATGGGATGTCTGCTATGAGCCCTCAAACGCGATCATTTACATTGCAATGGCTGGGCAGCATCAAATCTGGGAGCACAATACATTAGATGGAGTTACTAGAGCTTTTAGTGGCGATGGTTATGAAAGAAATCTGAATGGTTCAAG CTCTACTACCACATCATTTGCACAGCCTTCTGGAATCTCATTATCTTCAG ATATGCAGGAGGTGTATATTGCTGATAGTGAAAGCAGTTCCATTCGAGCTGTTAATTTGAAGACGGGAGGGTCAAGGTTGCTTGCCGGAGGAGATCCAGTTTTCCCAGAAAATTTGTTTAGG TTTGGTGATCATGATGGGGCAGGATCAGAAGTCCTTTTGCAGCACCCTTTAGGCATAGTTTGTGGGAAAgacaatcaaatatatatagcaGATTCATACAACCACAAG ATCAAGAAACTGGATCCAATCACAAAAAGAGTGACAACTTTAGCTGGAACTGGTCGTGCAGGATTCAAGGATGGTCCAGCCTTTTCAGCTCAG GTGCTCTTAAAATTGTTATCTAGCAGCAGTTATATCTCTTCATAA